The Parvibaculum sp. DNA segment CCGCAACTGGGCCGGCACCGTGGTGCCGATGATCGACAACACGATCGCGGCGGCGAAGGCCAATGGCGCCCGCATCCTCTTTCCGGGCACGGTCTATAATTTCGGCCCGGACGCCTTTCCGCTGCTCGCCGAGACCTCGCCGCAGAACCCGAAGACCCGCAAGGGCAAGCTCCGTGTCGAGATGGAACGCCGCCTGCGCGCGGCGTCCGGCGAAGGCGTGCCCGTGCTGATCCTGCGCGCCGGCGATTTCTTCGGCAGCCGCTACGCCGGCAACAACTGGTTCGCGCAAGGGCTGGTGAAGCCCGGCAAGCCGGTCCGCGCCGTCACCTATCCCGGTCCGCACAAGATCGGTCATGCCTGGGCCTATCTGCCGGACATGGCCGAGACGGCGGCGCGTCTTCTCGGCCGCACCGGCGAACTCCAAGCCTTTGAGGTTTTCCATTTCGGCGGTCACTGGCTCGAACACGGCATCGAAATGGCCGATGCCATCCGCGCCGCCGCGCGGCGGCCCGATGCGCCCATCAGGAAGCTTCCCTGGTTCGCGCTGACGCTGCTGTCGCCTTTCGTCGAGACATTCCGCGAGATGCGCGAGATGCGCTACCTCTGGAAAAAGCCGGTGCGGCTCGACGACACGAAACTCGCCGCTTTTCTCGGCGCCGTACCCCACACGCCGCTCGACATCGCCGTCCGCCAGAGCCTCGCCGCGCTTGGCTGCCTGGGCGCCGGCGACCTCAATCCCGAAGACGAAACCCTCTCCCTCACCAGCCTCACGGAAGGAACGATCCAATGACCTCCACCAACCGCATCGAACGCATGTTCACCGCCGTCGCCGC contains these protein-coding regions:
- a CDS encoding NAD-dependent epimerase/dehydratase family protein; this translates as MASTALIIGATGGFGSEMALALRNHGWQVRAMHRKPKAAARQLADMPFIDWVKGDAMNAADVKAAAVNADLIVHAVNPPGYRNWAGTVVPMIDNTIAAAKANGARILFPGTVYNFGPDAFPLLAETSPQNPKTRKGKLRVEMERRLRAASGEGVPVLILRAGDFFGSRYAGNNWFAQGLVKPGKPVRAVTYPGPHKIGHAWAYLPDMAETAARLLGRTGELQAFEVFHFGGHWLEHGIEMADAIRAAARRPDAPIRKLPWFALTLLSPFVETFREMREMRYLWKKPVRLDDTKLAAFLGAVPHTPLDIAVRQSLAALGCLGAGDLNPEDETLSLTSLTEGTIQ